Genomic window (bacterium):
TCGGCCTCGTGCATCTGGAAAAGCTTCAAGATGGCCTCCACATCGGCTTCTTGGAAATTATACTTGGAAAACTCCACCTCGCTTTGATGGTGCACGTCCCCATAGGTTATGCCATGAGCCCACTCCAGCTCAAAGACATTGTCAACTCCCTGCAGATACATGGCAATGCGTTCTATTCCATAGGTGATCTCTACAGAAACAGGCTGCAGGTCTATCCCACCGGCTTGTTGGAAGTAGGTAAACTGGGTTATCTCCATGCCGTCCAGCCACACTTCCCATCCCAGTCCCCAAGCCCCCAAGGTGGGAGATTCCCAATCATCCTCCACAAACCGAATATCATGAAGCAGAGGATCCACTCCAAAATGGCGCAGGCTGTCCAGATAAAGCTCCTGAATGTCCAGGGGAGAAGGCTTCATTATTACCTGGAACTGGTAATAATGTTGCAACCTGTTGGGATTCTCTCCATAACGCCCGTCAGTAGGTCTCCTCGAGGGCTCCACATAGGCTGCATTCCAGGGCTCCGGGCCAAGCACCCTCAGAAAGGTTGCTGGATGAAATGTGCCTGCTCCCACCTCAGTATCGTAAGGCTGATGTAAAATGCATCCACGGCTGGCCCAGTAATTCTCCAGCGCCAGGATAAGCTCTTGAAAGTTCATCTGCCAGTCCCCCCTGCCTGGATCATTCACCGAAAAGATGAAACTATATTATCCGTTTTGGCCGATTTGTCCACTGCAGGCTGGTATTTCCTCTATTTTCCCATGCTCTCCAGGAATTCGGTTGACCTGAGTGTTCGGCCTGCGTGATACACGAAAAAGGCACGAAGCAGACCCTTGGACTCCTTCAATGCCAGGGACGAGAAAGCCACCCTGTGAAGCCTCTCCAATGGAAGGGATCTGGCCTCCTGAAGTAGCCTAAGGGTCCCTCTGCTTATGCTGAACCCCTCTGCGCCCTGGCAATTGCGGCACAAGGCGCCACCTTGTGAGATTCCGATTCTAATAGATAACCCCTGCTCCAAGAGGGCCCCACAGCTAACACAGGCATCCAACTTCAGACCGTAACCAGCCAGGTCAAGTGCCCTGAGTTCGAACAACCGCAGTACAGCCTCTCCTGCGCCTGTTTTGCCCAGAGATCTGAGGGTCCAAAGCAAAAGGGGCAAAAGGCCCTTAACAGGCTCCCCCTCTGGAGCGCATGCCTCAGCCCATTCGGCCACATAGCAGGCCCTGGCAAAGCCCGTCAGGTCTGCCCTGACAGATTCGAAATGCTCCAAGAGATCCGCCCCTTCCAATCTTACCAAGGAACTCCCAGGCCTTTCGAAACCGTGGATTCTCACATGTGTCAGAAGGTCCAGATTGGCTCCGAAACGTCTTCGACTGGCCTTGGCCCCTTTTGCTATGCCTGTGAGTTTTCCTTTTTGGTCCCCGTAAAAGGTAACCAGAAGGTCCCTCTCTTGAAAATCCATTACCTTCAATATCACGGACTCTGTGACAAAAGGAGGCATGGGCCTCACCCCCTCTTCTGAGCAAGAACCCTCAAGGGCTCATTTTAGCCGCATCTTTCACAAAGGGGAGATGATGCAATCTTAGCCATCAAAATTTCAATTGGAACATGCATGTCCCAAAAACACAATGGAACCTTTGAGCCCCAAAAAAGCTTTGACAGGCCTGATCCCATGGGGCAGGGTCCAAAACCGAGAACCTAACAAATGTAACAGGGGGTGTACCTCTAAGCCAGCCCATCTTGGCTCATGATCCTAATTGGGTTAGGATGGAATCCAGGCAGTAATACAAAAAAGCTGGGCCTTAGATTCAAAGCCACGCAAAGGGGAGGGAACCCTGAGTAGAGTGAGCATTCCCCACAGAATCCTTCTGGCCAATCCCAGAGGGTTTTGTGCAGGTGTGAAAAGAGCCATAGAAACCGTAGAGACAGCCCTGCGAAAGACCGGAGCCCCGGTATATGTTTTTCATGAGATCGTGCATAACACCCATGTGGTCAAGGAGCTGGGAGACAGGGGAGCGCTTTTCGTGGATCGGGTGGATCAGGTTCCTCCTGGCAGCCTTCTGATTTTTTCTGCCCACGGTGTTTCCCCCAAGGAAAGGCAATTGGCAAAGCACAGAGGTCTCAAGGTGGTTGACGCCACCTGTCCCCTGGTCACCAAAGTCCACATGGAAGCCAGGCGCTTCGCCAAAGAGGGTAGGACCATTTTGCTTGTGGGGCACGAGGGCCATGAGGAGGTGGTAGGCACCATGGGCGAGGCACCGGAACATATCCGGTTGGTGATATCAGTGAGGGATGTAGAGAATGTGCGAGTAGAGGATCCTGGAAAGGTGGCTGTTATAACCCAGACCACCCTCTCCCTGGATGAAACAAAAGAGGTGATGGAAGCCGTAAGGGCCAGATTTCCCAAAGCTGTGACTCCTACCAAGAAAGACATATGCTATGCTACCACCAACCGCCAGACGGCAGTAAAAGAACTGGCCCCGCGGTGTGATATGATCTTGGTGATAGGCTCTCGTAATTCCTCCAATTCCAGAAGGCTGGCTGAGGTGGCCGAGTCGTACAAGACAAAGGCCCATCTCATAGATGATGTGGGAGGCATAGAGATGGGCTGGCTAGAGGGGGTGGAAACCCTGGGTATAACAGCCGGAGCCAGTGCACCGGAGCATCTTGTGACGGAACTGGTAGATTTCTTCAAACGCATGGGTACAAGAAAGATTCAAGAATGGGAATCAGGAGAGCGAGAAAAGGTGCGCTTCGGCCTCCCCTCAGAGCTCAGACATCTGAAGGGCTCTGTGCAATAGACCCCTCCTTGGGCTCCAATCGTTCCCTGTGTTCTCGATAGAGCTCTTGAGGTACCATCCAAAAAGCAATAACAACCAAAGCTGGCACCACAATCAGATCGTCCAGGTGCCCCAGGACAGGTATGAAATCTGGTATCAGATCTATGGGGGAAAGCACATAGGCAAGGGCAAGCCCCAAGAGCCAGCGGGCAATTCTGGGGGTACGGGGATCCAAATAAACTGCCTTTACCACTGCCAGTTCCATTCTTAACACTCGGATCGAAGCCTTGAGAGACAATCTCATCGCTTAACCTTCAAGGAGCAAAAGGCCATAGCCTACCCTCGGGTCAATGAGGAGCCTCCCTTGGGGCAAGACAGCCAAAATGGCTCCTCAAGAGGCTCATCATCGTTCAAGCCTGAAGAGTATGGGCACCTCTACCTCCATTTCCACCGGCTCATGCCCCAAAAACCCAGGCACGAACTCCCAATGCTCCACCGCTTCCCTGGCCGCATCATCCAAGATCTTGTATCCGCTTGGTTGGGTCACCCGTACAAGGCCGGGACTGCCGTCTTTTAGCACTACCACCGAAAGGATCACCGTGCCTTCATAGCCTCTTTTTCTGGCAATCTCAGGATAAGGAGGTTTGGGATTTCTCCCATAGCGTGGGAAGGCTTTCTGGAGTTGGGCCTTGGGTGGCTTTCCTTCCCCTGAGGGTTCCAGCTGGGGCAAGGCTGATGAGATTTCTTGCTTTCCTGCTGTAAATAGGGACTCCTGGCCTCTGCTCTGAGAACCTCCAGTCACAGAGGCCCCATCATCCTGCTCCAGGGGATCTCTCATGTCCTGCATCTTGGGAGATGAAGTTGTCTTTGGCTTGGTTTGCTGCTTTTTCAACTCAGGCCGCGGTTTTACCTTGGGGCTTGCGGACTGGACAGCGGGCAGGGGATCTTGCTGGGCAATCAAGGAAGGCTCAGAAGACTGGTGGCTTGGGGTGGAATACTCATGCTGCTCTTTGGGCGAAGCGGGCTCACTGCCAGTAGATGGTCTCTTGGGTAGCTCTTTTGCAGGAAAAGGAGTCTCAAGGGATATCTCTAGGCTGGGCCTGGGTATCCAGGGGATCTCTTTCTTGGGCATGAGAGTCCATGGTGACAGAAAGGCGGCCAAGTGCAGGCTAGTAGAGACCAGAAAACCCAGAACCAGCTCCTGTCTCATTTGCTTCCTCTGGGTTGGGCTTCCAGAAAGACCCTATTTAGACCTGAAGAACGTATTGTGTCCAAAACCTCTATGATTCTTTGGTATGAAACGGCTTGATCTCCCCTTAGTATGACCTTGTCTACTTCTCCAGAACCTGCCTTGGCCTGGATTCTTTGTGCCAGCAATTCCAGGCTAATATGTTCTCCCTCCAGAAATATCTCTCCCTGGGCATCCAGGCTTACCTCCATAGCCTGGGTGTTATCCTGGGTG
Coding sequences:
- the glyQ gene encoding glycine--tRNA ligase subunit alpha, giving the protein MNFQELILALENYWASRGCILHQPYDTEVGAGTFHPATFLRVLGPEPWNAAYVEPSRRPTDGRYGENPNRLQHYYQFQVIMKPSPLDIQELYLDSLRHFGVDPLLHDIRFVEDDWESPTLGAWGLGWEVWLDGMEITQFTYFQQAGGIDLQPVSVEITYGIERIAMYLQGVDNVFELEWAHGITYGDVHHQSEVEFSKYNFQEADVEAILKLFQMHEAECVRLVDKGLVLPAYDHCLKCSHTFNLLDARGALSVAERTRYILRVRKLARACAQAYLKQRESMGFPLLAKKSA
- the recO gene encoding DNA repair protein RecO encodes the protein MPPFVTESVILKVMDFQERDLLVTFYGDQKGKLTGIAKGAKASRRRFGANLDLLTHVRIHGFERPGSSLVRLEGADLLEHFESVRADLTGFARACYVAEWAEACAPEGEPVKGLLPLLLWTLRSLGKTGAGEAVLRLFELRALDLAGYGLKLDACVSCGALLEQGLSIRIGISQGGALCRNCQGAEGFSISRGTLRLLQEARSLPLERLHRVAFSSLALKESKGLLRAFFVYHAGRTLRSTEFLESMGK
- the ispH gene encoding 4-hydroxy-3-methylbut-2-enyl diphosphate reductase; the encoded protein is MSIPHRILLANPRGFCAGVKRAIETVETALRKTGAPVYVFHEIVHNTHVVKELGDRGALFVDRVDQVPPGSLLIFSAHGVSPKERQLAKHRGLKVVDATCPLVTKVHMEARRFAKEGRTILLVGHEGHEEVVGTMGEAPEHIRLVISVRDVENVRVEDPGKVAVITQTTLSLDETKEVMEAVRARFPKAVTPTKKDICYATTNRQTAVKELAPRCDMILVIGSRNSSNSRRLAEVAESYKTKAHLIDDVGGIEMGWLEGVETLGITAGASAPEHLVTELVDFFKRMGTRKIQEWESGEREKVRFGLPSELRHLKGSVQ
- a CDS encoding YkvA family protein, translated to MRLSLKASIRVLRMELAVVKAVYLDPRTPRIARWLLGLALAYVLSPIDLIPDFIPVLGHLDDLIVVPALVVIAFWMVPQELYREHRERLEPKEGSIAQSPSDV
- a CDS encoding energy transducer TonB, with translation MRQELVLGFLVSTSLHLAAFLSPWTLMPKKEIPWIPRPSLEISLETPFPAKELPKRPSTGSEPASPKEQHEYSTPSHQSSEPSLIAQQDPLPAVQSASPKVKPRPELKKQQTKPKTTSSPKMQDMRDPLEQDDGASVTGGSQSRGQESLFTAGKQEISSALPQLEPSGEGKPPKAQLQKAFPRYGRNPKPPYPEIARKRGYEGTVILSVVVLKDGSPGLVRVTQPSGYKILDDAAREAVEHWEFVPGFLGHEPVEMEVEVPILFRLER
- a CDS encoding biopolymer transporter ExbD produces the protein MKIHRTERKKVRMEMIPLIDVTFQLLSFFIYVSLFMALQKGIPLSLPKADMLTQDNTQAMEVSLDAQGEIFLEGEHISLELLAQRIQAKAGSGEVDKVILRGDQAVSYQRIIEVLDTIRSSGLNRVFLEAQPRGSK